A genomic segment from Roseibium algicola encodes:
- a CDS encoding LacI family DNA-binding transcriptional regulator, whose amino-acid sequence MSEDNGSPPSQPEFPQKPGKRLTLGHIADQLGISTATVSLALRDSPLVAEETRAKVKQTAEEIGYIYNRSAASLRTARSQIVGVAVHDILNPYFAEVFSALEDVLEEQGQMIFICNHRDDVKRQRAFVNTLLQHRADGLILCPSVGTSAEEINRLVDQGIPVTLVAREVPGVWAPCVRGDDLAGTYQITKHLIKQGHKDIAMVGGRRGSSTGRYRNAGWRKALEEAGIDPASQLDLPELMTQADGRAAVPKILEAEHRPTAIVGFNDLVALGMMTTFRRAGIEPGPDMAITGYDDIDGADARTPALTTVSAQPDKIGRLAALTLLRQIAGDRVPNTPIVIEPDVRIRESSPPPGVRLAPKLAD is encoded by the coding sequence ATGTCTGAAGACAACGGTTCCCCTCCCTCCCAGCCGGAATTTCCGCAAAAGCCTGGTAAAAGGCTCACTCTCGGGCACATTGCCGACCAGCTCGGTATTTCCACGGCAACCGTGTCGCTGGCGCTTCGGGACAGTCCGCTTGTTGCCGAGGAAACCAGGGCGAAGGTCAAGCAGACCGCGGAGGAGATCGGATATATTTACAACCGGTCGGCGGCTTCTCTCAGAACCGCCCGCAGCCAGATTGTGGGCGTTGCCGTTCATGACATCCTGAACCCTTACTTCGCCGAAGTCTTTTCTGCGCTCGAGGACGTTCTGGAAGAGCAGGGGCAGATGATCTTCATCTGCAACCACCGCGACGACGTCAAACGCCAGCGTGCGTTCGTCAACACGCTGCTGCAGCACCGCGCGGACGGATTGATCCTGTGTCCTTCGGTCGGAACCTCGGCCGAAGAGATCAACAGGCTGGTGGACCAGGGGATACCCGTTACGCTGGTGGCGCGCGAGGTTCCGGGGGTCTGGGCACCGTGCGTACGCGGTGACGATCTTGCCGGCACCTATCAGATCACCAAGCACCTGATCAAACAGGGGCACAAGGACATCGCCATGGTTGGCGGTCGCCGTGGCAGCTCGACCGGCCGCTACCGCAATGCGGGCTGGCGCAAGGCGCTGGAAGAAGCGGGGATCGATCCCGCGAGCCAGCTTGACCTGCCTGAGCTGATGACTCAGGCCGATGGCCGGGCCGCAGTGCCGAAGATCCTGGAAGCCGAACATCGCCCCACAGCCATCGTCGGCTTCAACGATCTCGTCGCCCTTGGAATGATGACCACGTTCCGGCGAGCGGGGATCGAGCCGGGGCCGGACATGGCGATTACCGGTTACGACGATATCGACGGCGCCGATGCGCGTACGCCCGCGCTGACGACGGTGTCAGCCCAGCCGGACAAGATCGGGCGGTTGGCAGCACTGACCCTGCTGCGCCAGATCGCGGGTGACCGCGTGCCCAATACGCCCATCGTGATCGAACCCGATGTGCGGATCCGTGAAAGCTCGCCGCCTCCCGGCGTGCGACTGGCCCCCAAGCTGGCCGACTAG
- a CDS encoding pyridoxal phosphate-dependent aminotransferase: MLHTIGGFDRIGEENAFAVLARATELAAQGRDIINLGIGQPDFKTPDHIVEAAIKALRDGQHGYTPATGIAPLREAVSADLLKRHGVETDPGNILIVPGGKVTMFMAILMFGEPGSEILYPDPGFPIYRSMIEFTGARPVPVPIREENDFAFSAEETLSLITDKTRLLILNSPANPTGGVTPRDEIEKLVAGLERFPDVAVMSDEIYSQMTYDGMEHVSLLGFPSLRDRLILLDGWSKTYAMTGWRMGFSLWPEGLIDKARKLAVNAWSCVNAPAQFGALAALTGPQTAVADMVREFDGRRKVTVDGLNAIEGISCRVPLGAFYAFPNIKQTGWKAKALASALLEETGVATIGGPDFGVLGEGYIRLSYANSTDNIRDALGRIEKFLNENRKN, translated from the coding sequence ATGCTGCACACGATTGGCGGATTTGACCGGATTGGCGAGGAAAACGCATTCGCCGTGCTGGCACGGGCAACGGAACTTGCCGCACAAGGCCGCGACATCATCAACCTGGGCATCGGTCAGCCGGACTTCAAAACGCCGGATCACATCGTTGAAGCGGCCATCAAGGCCCTGCGCGACGGTCAGCACGGTTACACGCCCGCAACCGGCATTGCCCCGTTGCGCGAAGCAGTCTCCGCCGACCTTCTGAAACGTCACGGAGTGGAGACTGACCCGGGCAACATTCTGATCGTTCCCGGTGGCAAGGTCACCATGTTCATGGCCATCTTGATGTTCGGCGAACCGGGAAGTGAAATTCTCTATCCCGATCCGGGCTTCCCGATCTACCGCTCGATGATCGAGTTCACCGGCGCCCGGCCCGTGCCGGTTCCGATCCGCGAGGAAAACGACTTTGCCTTTTCTGCCGAAGAGACGCTGTCGCTGATCACCGACAAGACCCGTCTGCTGATCCTGAATTCGCCGGCGAACCCCACCGGCGGCGTCACCCCCCGCGATGAAATTGAAAAGCTCGTCGCCGGGTTGGAACGCTTTCCTGATGTAGCCGTCATGTCCGACGAAATCTATTCGCAGATGACCTATGATGGCATGGAGCACGTCTCCCTGCTGGGGTTCCCGTCGCTGCGCGACAGGCTCATCCTGCTCGACGGCTGGTCGAAGACCTATGCCATGACCGGCTGGCGGATGGGTTTTTCCCTCTGGCCTGAAGGCCTGATCGACAAGGCGCGCAAGCTCGCGGTCAACGCGTGGTCCTGTGTCAACGCCCCCGCCCAGTTCGGCGCTCTTGCAGCGCTTACCGGACCGCAAACCGCAGTGGCGGACATGGTTCGGGAATTCGACGGCCGGCGAAAGGTGACCGTTGACGGCCTGAACGCCATCGAGGGCATTTCCTGCCGCGTTCCGCTTGGTGCCTTTTATGCCTTTCCGAATATCAAGCAGACCGGCTGGAAGGCCAAGGCACTTGCATCCGCCCTCTTGGAAGAAACCGGCGTTGCGACCATCGGGGGCCCCGACTTTGGTGTATTGGGCGAAGGCTACATCAGATTGTCTTACGCGAATTCCACAGACAACATACGCGATGCCCTGGGACGGATAGAAAAATTCCTGAACGAAAACCGCAAGAACTGA
- a CDS encoding OmpA family protein has product MENTFGRIGRGAVFALMIGFGVAGCNSAGGLSSPDVTNAPAAGFGNISSGSEEEFIINVGRRVYFDQGSAVVTDEARITIENQAKWLKSNKKWLVKIQGHADDPGSEAAQKTLSTQRANAVMAELVKLGVNPKRMWVKGYGVERPVTDCDKVTCQSQNRRVVVNLREEFDDSAPAGRR; this is encoded by the coding sequence TTGGAAAATACATTTGGCCGGATCGGCCGGGGCGCAGTCTTTGCGCTCATGATCGGATTTGGAGTGGCCGGCTGCAACAGCGCCGGTGGATTGTCGTCACCCGATGTGACCAACGCACCGGCCGCCGGTTTCGGAAATATTTCGTCGGGTTCGGAAGAGGAATTCATCATCAATGTCGGTCGCCGGGTCTATTTCGACCAGGGCTCGGCTGTGGTCACCGATGAGGCCCGCATCACAATCGAAAATCAGGCCAAGTGGCTGAAGTCGAACAAGAAGTGGCTGGTCAAGATTCAGGGCCACGCCGACGATCCGGGCAGCGAGGCTGCGCAGAAGACATTGTCGACCCAACGGGCGAACGCGGTCATGGCCGAACTGGTCAAGCTGGGGGTCAATCCCAAGCGCATGTGGGTGAAGGGGTATGGCGTGGAGCGTCCGGTAACGGATTGCGACAAGGTCACCTGTCAGTCTCAGAACCGCAGGGTTGTCGTCAATCTACGTGAGGAATTCGACGATTCCGCTCCCGCTGGACGGCGCTGA
- a CDS encoding BCCT family transporter, whose product MSDNQGIPDPEGAANLIDTEYEIGQDNIETSVGPFSLDIHNPVFLVSGLTIVAFVFLTLAFQTEVGPMFDHLRKWLTSNLDWFFIISGNVFVLVCLALIVTPLGNVRIGGKDAEPDYTYFGWFAMLFAAGMGIGLMFFGVLEPVYHMAFSEPIGVPKPFDADGNIIPENVAAAKAMGMAATIFHWGLHPWAIYAVVALALAIFSFNKGLPLTMRSVFYPIFGERTWGWPGHVIDILAVFATLFGLATSLGFGAQQANAGLDFVFGIPVSTTAQVVLIIGITGVALVSVLRGLDGGVKVLSEINMLIAALLLVFVIAAGPTATLVSDFFANIIAYGREIVPLSMPFGREDDSFRQGWTSFYWAWWISWSPFVGMFIARVSRGRTVREFIVCVLIIPTIVSVIWMTAFGGTAIEQVLASNDSQVHEYVIASYSPELSLFGMLADLPMASITSFIAIILVIVFFVTSSDSGSLVIDTITAGGKVDAPVPQRVFWCTFEGLVAIALLLGGGLGALQAMAVSTGFPFTIVLLLACYAIFKGLADEPR is encoded by the coding sequence ATGAGCGACAATCAAGGCATTCCGGATCCGGAAGGCGCCGCCAATCTCATCGACACCGAATACGAGATTGGCCAGGACAACATCGAAACTTCTGTCGGCCCTTTCAGCCTCGACATCCACAATCCGGTTTTCCTGGTCTCTGGCCTGACCATCGTTGCCTTCGTCTTTCTGACCCTTGCCTTTCAGACCGAAGTCGGCCCGATGTTCGATCATCTGCGCAAGTGGCTGACATCGAACCTCGACTGGTTCTTCATCATCTCCGGCAACGTCTTCGTCCTCGTCTGCCTGGCGCTGATCGTCACTCCCCTCGGCAACGTCCGCATCGGCGGCAAGGACGCCGAACCCGACTATACCTACTTCGGCTGGTTCGCCATGCTGTTCGCCGCCGGCATGGGCATTGGCCTGATGTTCTTCGGCGTTCTGGAACCGGTCTATCACATGGCCTTTTCCGAGCCGATCGGTGTGCCAAAGCCCTTCGACGCCGACGGCAATATCATTCCGGAAAATGTCGCGGCCGCGAAGGCCATGGGCATGGCCGCAACCATCTTCCACTGGGGCCTGCACCCCTGGGCGATCTACGCCGTGGTTGCACTCGCTCTTGCGATCTTCTCCTTCAACAAGGGCCTGCCGCTGACCATGCGCTCGGTGTTCTACCCGATTTTCGGTGAGCGCACCTGGGGCTGGCCGGGCCATGTCATCGATATCCTGGCCGTGTTCGCGACCCTGTTCGGTCTCGCGACCTCACTTGGCTTTGGCGCCCAGCAGGCAAATGCGGGTCTCGATTTCGTCTTCGGCATTCCTGTCAGCACCACGGCACAGGTCGTGTTGATCATCGGCATCACCGGCGTTGCGCTGGTCTCGGTTCTGCGTGGTCTCGACGGCGGCGTGAAGGTTCTGTCGGAAATCAACATGCTGATTGCGGCTCTGCTGCTTGTGTTCGTGATTGCCGCTGGTCCGACCGCAACGCTGGTCTCCGACTTCTTCGCCAACATTATTGCCTACGGCAGGGAAATCGTGCCGCTGTCGATGCCGTTCGGCCGCGAGGACGACAGCTTCCGCCAGGGGTGGACATCGTTCTACTGGGCCTGGTGGATTTCCTGGTCGCCGTTTGTCGGCATGTTCATTGCACGCGTCAGCCGTGGCCGCACTGTTCGGGAGTTCATCGTCTGCGTCCTGATCATTCCGACCATCGTGTCCGTAATCTGGATGACAGCGTTCGGCGGCACCGCCATCGAACAGGTCCTGGCCAGCAACGACAGCCAAGTGCATGAATACGTGATCGCGAGCTACAGCCCTGAACTGTCGCTGTTCGGCATGCTTGCCGATCTGCCGATGGCATCGATCACCTCGTTCATCGCCATCATTCTGGTCATCGTGTTCTTCGTCACCTCCTCGGACTCCGGCTCTCTGGTGATCGACACGATCACGGCAGGTGGCAAGGTCGATGCGCCGGTGCCGCAGCGCGTGTTCTGGTGCACCTTCGAAGGTCTGGTCGCCATCGCGCTTCTGCTTGGCGGGGGCCTGGGAGCCCTGCAGGCAATGGCGGTCTCGACCGGATTCCCCTTCACGATCGTGCTGTTGCTGGCCTGCTACGCCATCTTCAAGGGTCTGGCGGACGAGCCGCGCTGA
- a CDS encoding L,D-transpeptidase family protein yields MELNRRRFLTGAAATAGSLALPQVAHANAAANAYFSGYQEDSGFQYRRTNFKKIDPVWHRQMVKYFSDEPPGTVVVDTNNHFLYWVWENNTALRYGVGVGREGFQWFGRARIDRKALWPRWVPPPEMLKRQPDLPRMVEGGAANNPLGPRALYLYRDGSDLGYRLHGTLEPWSIGHDVSSGCVRMFPEDIVDLYQRCPKGTGVLVLEHLGEKAG; encoded by the coding sequence ATGGAGCTGAACCGCCGCAGGTTCTTGACAGGGGCAGCAGCCACGGCAGGCTCATTGGCCTTGCCGCAGGTGGCGCACGCCAATGCAGCTGCAAACGCTTATTTCAGTGGCTATCAGGAAGATAGCGGGTTTCAATACAGAAGAACCAACTTCAAGAAGATCGATCCCGTCTGGCATCGGCAGATGGTGAAGTATTTCAGTGACGAGCCACCCGGCACTGTGGTGGTCGATACCAACAATCACTTCCTGTACTGGGTATGGGAAAACAACACCGCGCTTCGTTATGGCGTTGGCGTCGGGCGTGAAGGCTTCCAGTGGTTCGGCCGCGCCCGGATTGACCGCAAGGCCCTTTGGCCGCGGTGGGTGCCGCCACCGGAGATGCTGAAGCGGCAGCCGGATCTTCCAAGAATGGTCGAAGGCGGAGCTGCCAACAATCCACTAGGGCCACGGGCCTTGTATCTCTACCGGGATGGAAGCGACCTCGGGTACCGGCTGCACGGCACGCTGGAGCCCTGGAGCATCGGCCATGATGTGTCGAGTGGCTGCGTGCGCATGTTCCCGGAAGACATTGTCGACCTTTACCAGCGCTGCCCGAAGGGAACCGGCGTTCTGGTGCTGGAGCATCTTGGAGAGAAAGCGGGCTGA
- a CDS encoding CobW family GTP-binding protein, with protein sequence MTATQDSQAQIPVTVLTGYLGAGKTTLLNRILTENHGQRYAVIVNEFGEVGIDNDLLVESDEEIFEMNNGCICCTVRGDLIRTVQNLMKRKNAFDAIIVETTGVADPAPVAQTFFMDDDVRAAAKLDAVVAVVDARHVLQRLEDTEEAEDQIAFADVILINKTDLVSGEELATVEARIRSINPYAVLHRSERCGIEIAKVLDRGAFDLDRILSLDPHFLEHGHHADECGPDCDHDHHHHGHDHHHDHGHDHGHGHHHHHHDEDPHSVKSISLKAGDLDPNMFFPWINQVTQVQGPNILRLKGIIAFKGDPQRYVIQGVHMIVEGDHQRDWKEDEPRESRLVFIGRDLNWDVLRDSFQACAAQ encoded by the coding sequence ATGACTGCGACCCAGGACAGCCAGGCACAGATCCCCGTTACCGTTTTGACGGGGTATCTGGGTGCCGGCAAGACCACACTTCTCAACCGGATCCTGACCGAAAACCACGGTCAGCGTTACGCGGTCATCGTCAACGAGTTCGGCGAAGTCGGTATCGATAACGATCTGCTCGTGGAATCCGACGAAGAAATCTTCGAAATGAACAACGGCTGCATCTGCTGCACCGTGCGCGGTGACCTGATCCGCACTGTGCAGAACCTGATGAAGCGCAAGAATGCCTTTGACGCGATCATCGTCGAAACCACCGGTGTTGCCGATCCGGCTCCGGTCGCACAGACCTTCTTCATGGACGACGATGTGCGTGCTGCCGCGAAACTCGACGCGGTTGTGGCCGTTGTCGATGCCCGCCACGTGCTGCAGCGTCTGGAAGACACCGAAGAGGCCGAAGATCAGATCGCCTTTGCCGACGTCATCCTGATCAACAAGACCGATCTCGTCTCGGGCGAAGAGCTTGCCACCGTCGAGGCGCGTATCCGTTCGATCAATCCGTATGCCGTGCTCCACCGGAGTGAGCGTTGCGGCATCGAGATCGCCAAGGTGCTGGATCGGGGGGCGTTCGATCTCGACAGGATCCTGTCGCTCGATCCGCATTTCCTCGAGCATGGTCATCACGCCGACGAATGCGGTCCGGACTGCGACCATGACCACCATCATCACGGCCACGACCATCATCATGACCATGGACACGATCATGGACATGGGCATCACCATCATCACCACGATGAGGATCCCCATTCGGTGAAGAGCATTTCCCTTAAGGCAGGCGACCTTGATCCCAACATGTTCTTTCCCTGGATCAACCAGGTCACGCAGGTTCAAGGCCCAAACATTCTGCGCCTGAAGGGCATCATTGCCTTCAAGGGGGATCCGCAGCGCTATGTCATCCAGGGGGTGCACATGATCGTGGAAGGCGATCATCAGCGCGACTGGAAAGAGGATGAGCCGCGAGAAAGCCGCCTGGTCTTCATCGGACGCGATCTCAACTGGGATGTCCTGAGAGACAGTTTCCAGGCCTGCGCCGCGCAATAA
- a CDS encoding WD40 repeat domain-containing protein, protein MPTVAPVEVDGFVVRAGYLKETAFFASGEGDIVLSGQGETKLKPHKAGLLAAEPTIDGKGLITSGDDGCIFLSAADGSSECVAERPRKWIDLIAAGPSGALAFASGRTAWVRFADGREKEFAHERAVGGLAFAPKGMRLAVGRYDGATLWWAGTDGAPVELSWNGAHLGVSFSPDGKYVVTAMQENALHGWRLSDSQDMRMTGYPAKVKSFSWSVKGRYLATSGANAAILWPFFGKTGPMGQTPLQLGTRGDNLVSAVACHPKEDVVAVGYQDGMILMCRFEDNAEVLLRRPGLGPVSTMAWDADGVRLVFGTETAEAGIISLQD, encoded by the coding sequence TTGCCGACAGTTGCTCCCGTGGAGGTGGACGGCTTCGTCGTCCGCGCCGGCTATCTGAAAGAAACGGCCTTTTTTGCGTCCGGAGAAGGCGACATCGTCCTGTCCGGACAGGGTGAAACGAAACTGAAGCCGCACAAGGCCGGGCTTCTGGCTGCCGAGCCGACAATCGACGGCAAGGGGCTGATCACATCGGGTGACGACGGCTGCATCTTCCTGAGTGCGGCGGACGGATCGAGCGAATGCGTTGCTGAACGGCCGCGCAAGTGGATCGACCTGATCGCTGCCGGACCGTCCGGTGCGCTTGCCTTTGCCAGCGGCCGCACCGCCTGGGTGCGGTTCGCGGACGGGCGCGAAAAAGAATTTGCGCATGAACGGGCCGTCGGCGGTCTTGCCTTCGCGCCCAAGGGCATGCGGCTGGCGGTCGGACGCTACGATGGAGCGACGCTTTGGTGGGCCGGCACGGACGGCGCACCGGTCGAACTCAGCTGGAATGGCGCGCATCTGGGCGTGAGCTTTTCGCCCGACGGCAAGTATGTTGTTACCGCCATGCAGGAAAACGCTTTGCACGGCTGGCGCCTGTCGGACAGCCAGGACATGCGCATGACCGGCTACCCGGCCAAGGTCAAGTCGTTCAGCTGGTCGGTCAAGGGGCGATATCTGGCGACCTCCGGTGCCAATGCCGCCATCCTCTGGCCGTTCTTCGGCAAAACCGGGCCGATGGGGCAGACACCGCTGCAGCTGGGCACAAGGGGTGACAACCTGGTCAGCGCCGTTGCCTGCCATCCGAAGGAGGATGTCGTTGCTGTCGGCTACCAAGACGGCATGATCCTGATGTGCCGGTTCGAGGACAATGCCGAGGTGCTGCTGCGGCGTCCGGGCCTGGGGCCGGTGTCTACAATGGCCTGGGATGCCGATGGTGTTCGGCTGGTCTTCGGAACGGAAACCGCGGAAGCCGGGATCATCAGTCTGCAGGACTGA
- a CDS encoding universal stress protein, with product MPEQILEGHLFTKILVPIDLSHADKLEKAIATGAYIAKTNSIPVVFAAVTSNTPSALAHTPDEFREKLAAYAAAEGQKHGITASGHAVFSHDPAVDLENAILKAVHDTGADLVVMATHIPHVPDHFWPSNGGRVASHADVSVFLVR from the coding sequence TTGCCTGAACAGATCTTGGAGGGACATTTGTTCACAAAAATACTAGTTCCGATTGACCTCAGTCATGCGGATAAACTTGAAAAAGCCATCGCAACGGGTGCTTATATAGCAAAAACCAATAGTATTCCCGTGGTATTTGCGGCGGTAACTTCAAACACCCCAAGCGCCCTTGCCCACACTCCGGACGAGTTTCGGGAAAAGCTGGCTGCCTACGCTGCCGCAGAAGGGCAGAAACACGGAATCACCGCTTCCGGTCATGCCGTTTTCTCTCACGATCCGGCTGTCGACCTGGAAAACGCGATTCTGAAGGCTGTTCACGATACCGGTGCGGACCTCGTGGTCATGGCAACGCACATCCCGCACGTGCCGGATCACTTCTGGCCGTCGAACGGTGGACGCGTCGCGAGCCATGCAGATGTTTCCGTCTTCCTCGTGAGATAA
- a CDS encoding diguanylate cyclase, which translates to MTKNITLDLEQTFGDLNECVLVTNPERTIVFVNKAMSKLLKVDREKVVGTTTKRFFADPNQFAQMAELYQSPTDHRNRKAYSIDLALEDGSTVSVEVVSAPLFDTDHTLTGILFIARDQAERKALESKLSDIALTLEDALDAISEGFALYDKDDRLVICNDNYREIYAHSAPAMFPGNRFEDILRFGLNRKQYETGGKTDDEWLAERLDRHQAGDGSILEQNLSDGRWLRISETRTRAGGIAGIRFDITELKHAQAKAENAYKNLSLMADNIVASVTEVDLEGRCVFINKTACDWFNEKPETLIGTRLRDRLPWKEREAVRTIFEEAMSGEKVSSEVSFHFPDGILRECLMSCNPRFGDDGAVEAIVVLISDITDRKKTERTLAELYAITSTRELGHEDKIAEILRLGTEHFEVPFGIISHVIDDHYTITHAQSPEGELVPGTSFPLQDTYCLLTLRSEEPIATANAASSEFARHPCHEIFKLETYIGAPILVDGEVHGTINFTAPDVRKRAFSPSDLQIVRQFADWVGHEIARQRDHQALMNAKINLERVASIDDLTQILNRRAFLERANTEVQRFRRTKRPFTAVMMDIDKFKQINDLYGHATGDEVLKKFSDTVSSALRAVDIFGRVGGEEFCMILHNAEIEDAMLVCERLRVKIIEECQLDIVKQTVTCSMGLATVAREDLEFSTLMQKADTALYEAKATGRNKCVAHKSSNPEHAPAL; encoded by the coding sequence ATGACCAAGAACATCACTTTGGATCTTGAACAGACGTTCGGCGATTTGAACGAATGTGTCCTCGTGACCAACCCCGAACGCACCATCGTTTTCGTAAACAAGGCTATGTCCAAACTGCTGAAGGTGGATCGCGAAAAGGTCGTCGGCACGACAACGAAACGGTTCTTCGCCGATCCGAACCAGTTCGCCCAGATGGCGGAACTCTACCAATCGCCAACGGATCACCGGAACCGCAAGGCCTATTCAATCGATCTGGCACTCGAAGACGGGTCGACCGTATCCGTCGAGGTTGTCAGCGCACCGCTGTTCGATACAGATCACACATTGACCGGCATCCTGTTTATCGCGCGGGATCAGGCGGAACGAAAGGCGCTGGAAAGCAAACTGAGCGACATCGCCTTGACGCTTGAAGATGCTCTGGACGCGATTTCGGAAGGCTTCGCACTCTACGACAAGGATGACCGGCTGGTTATCTGCAACGACAATTATCGCGAGATCTATGCCCATTCGGCACCGGCCATGTTCCCCGGCAATCGTTTCGAGGACATCCTGCGGTTCGGCCTAAACCGCAAGCAATACGAGACGGGCGGCAAGACGGACGACGAATGGTTGGCGGAGCGCCTCGATCGGCATCAGGCCGGCGATGGCTCGATCCTGGAGCAAAACCTCAGTGACGGCCGCTGGCTGCGCATTTCGGAAACCCGCACCCGCGCCGGCGGCATCGCCGGCATCCGGTTCGACATCACGGAACTCAAACACGCTCAGGCCAAGGCGGAAAACGCTTACAAGAACCTTTCGCTCATGGCCGACAACATTGTCGCCAGCGTCACCGAGGTCGATCTGGAGGGCAGATGCGTCTTCATCAACAAGACCGCGTGTGACTGGTTCAACGAAAAACCGGAAACTCTCATCGGCACCCGGCTTCGTGACCGCTTGCCCTGGAAGGAACGCGAAGCCGTTCGCACGATCTTCGAGGAAGCGATGAGCGGTGAGAAGGTTTCATCGGAAGTCAGCTTCCATTTTCCCGACGGCATTTTGCGCGAATGCCTGATGAGCTGTAACCCGCGCTTCGGCGATGATGGTGCCGTTGAAGCTATCGTGGTTCTGATATCCGATATAACCGACCGGAAGAAAACGGAACGTACGTTGGCCGAACTTTATGCCATCACTTCGACCCGCGAGCTCGGCCACGAAGACAAGATTGCCGAAATCCTGCGTCTGGGGACCGAACATTTCGAGGTTCCCTTTGGCATTATCAGTCACGTGATTGACGACCACTACACGATCACACACGCCCAGAGCCCGGAAGGAGAACTCGTTCCGGGCACTTCGTTCCCGTTGCAGGACACCTATTGTCTGTTGACGCTGAGGTCCGAAGAGCCGATCGCGACCGCAAATGCCGCGAGCTCGGAGTTCGCCAGGCATCCCTGCCACGAGATCTTCAAGTTGGAGACGTATATCGGCGCCCCGATTCTCGTGGATGGTGAAGTTCATGGGACAATCAACTTCACCGCCCCGGACGTGCGCAAAAGGGCATTTTCCCCGTCGGATCTTCAGATCGTGCGTCAGTTCGCGGACTGGGTCGGACATGAGATCGCCCGCCAGCGCGATCACCAGGCCCTGATGAACGCCAAGATCAACCTGGAGCGGGTCGCCAGCATCGACGACCTGACCCAGATCCTGAACCGCCGCGCTTTCCTGGAACGGGCCAATACAGAAGTGCAGCGCTTCCGCCGCACAAAACGCCCCTTCACGGCTGTGATGATGGACATCGACAAGTTCAAGCAGATCAACGATCTGTACGGCCATGCCACCGGCGACGAGGTTTTGAAAAAATTTTCCGATACCGTCAGCAGCGCCCTGCGTGCTGTCGACATCTTCGGCCGGGTCGGCGGCGAAGAGTTCTGCATGATCCTGCACAACGCCGAAATCGAAGATGCCATGCTGGTGTGTGAACGCCTGCGGGTGAAGATTATCGAGGAATGCCAGCTCGACATCGTCAAACAGACGGTCACCTGCAGCATGGGCCTTGCCACCGTCGCTCGCGAAGATCTGGAATTTTCGACCCTCATGCAAAAGGCCGACACGGCGCTTTATGAGGCAAAGGCGACGGGCCGCAACAAATGCGTTGCCCACAAGAGTTCGAATCCGGAACACGCTCCGGCCCTCTGA
- a CDS encoding DMT family transporter, whose product MAHDSQHRSTGNAAAATAPLAGIGLIVLACLSFSVLDATAKYMSASLPTLQIVWMRFVSHVILSLVLFQVWKKPSLLKTNRPVLQIVRSFCLLGTTIFNFLAVRYLQLAETMSIMFAAPFVITALAGPLLGEWAGLRRWIAIIVGFIGVLVVTRPGLGGMHWAAIYSVAAMSFYAVYALLTRQLTATDSSAGMLIISGIVAAIAMAPAGISVWVTPPDLWTWVLLFATGAFGAGGHFLFIMAHRIAPAPVLAPFIYTQIVWMIALGFLIFDDVPTYTTILGAAIVVASGLYILYRERVKGI is encoded by the coding sequence ATGGCGCATGACAGTCAGCACCGTTCGACCGGCAATGCCGCCGCTGCCACGGCGCCGCTCGCCGGGATCGGTCTCATCGTGCTGGCTTGCCTCAGTTTTTCCGTTCTGGATGCAACGGCCAAATACATGTCGGCCAGCCTGCCGACGCTGCAGATCGTCTGGATGCGGTTCGTCAGTCATGTGATCCTGTCCCTGGTCCTGTTCCAGGTCTGGAAGAAACCTTCGCTCCTGAAGACGAACCGGCCGGTCCTGCAGATCGTGCGGTCGTTCTGTCTGCTCGGCACCACCATTTTCAACTTTCTGGCAGTTCGTTACCTGCAGCTGGCCGAAACCATGTCGATCATGTTCGCCGCGCCATTCGTCATCACGGCGCTTGCCGGGCCGCTGCTTGGGGAATGGGCCGGATTACGCCGCTGGATTGCGATCATTGTCGGCTTCATCGGGGTTCTGGTGGTCACCCGGCCAGGACTTGGCGGTATGCACTGGGCGGCGATCTATTCGGTTGCGGCCATGTCCTTTTACGCGGTCTATGCGCTGCTGACACGCCAGCTCACGGCAACAGACAGCTCTGCCGGAATGCTGATCATTTCAGGTATTGTCGCAGCCATTGCCATGGCGCCGGCCGGTATCTCGGTCTGGGTCACGCCTCCGGACCTGTGGACATGGGTTCTGCTGTTCGCGACCGGCGCTTTTGGTGCGGGTGGGCATTTCCTGTTCATCATGGCGCACAGGATCGCGCCTGCACCGGTGCTGGCGCCCTTCATCTATACGCAGATTGTCTGGATGATCGCGCTTGGCTTCCTGATCTTCGACGACGTGCCCACGTATACGACCATTCTCGGGGCAGCCATCGTTGTCGCGTCAGGCCTCTACATCCTCTACCGGGAACGCGTGAAGGGGATCTGA